The Dunckerocampus dactyliophorus isolate RoL2022-P2 chromosome 1, RoL_Ddac_1.1, whole genome shotgun sequence genome has a segment encoding these proteins:
- the nol4la gene encoding nucleolar protein 4-like isoform X2 — translation MATKKACVDAPKRSRSPVVLEAEMFSEFQDWCLRTYGDSGKTKTVTRRKYNKIMQTLLQNDESDGVYVDNSHINAKFKFWVKSKGFQVGTNVLGEHNKKGAPGKPVLYVPVKSTCSDGHSAQDNSSLKRVAVVEDFFDIIYAMHVEIGADPGRAPKHAGQKKTYKAIAETYAFLPREAVTRFLMSCGECQKRMHINPSTAEFKENDRPTSLVPDLIDYNMPLTATYLKQMKLQCMTATERDDSSVSSEDMNGAEPAWVAAEQPPVPEPSLPNGERLSDPAATIKEEDDDDSSQGSSANGMPALTSSEVQPVGGNPPEGSALYGDVTENGLSAPLDFSTTLSSSSPDDQQPVNLSDRLLPAGCSPQNSYPADPNRKYPIKTEYSNKSPPYSSGSYDSVKTELSMCAEDLTSGRAQIVDDDDDDHDDHDDADKINDAEGMDPERLKAFNRFHFHRLCVCVCTTSPLPLIPILPLSPYAPHPLPAFPLFCFQLSHPSLTAAAPRHFSALHPLPPLPLSPSLSLSQMFVRLFVDENLDRMVPISKQPKEKIQAIMESCSRQFPEFQERSRKRIRTYLKSCRRMKKSGFEIRPTPPHLTSAMAENILAAACESETRNAAKRMRLDVYPTDEPISVDKPSTRDPASVAPSGFAISSTAFVQDQLYTNGGLNYNLRGYGTASSNQQNAAAAAQTNGPTDLSMKSVAPNSSSSSSNSHGQGGGGGGASAQLSPPEVTAVRQLIAGYRESAAFLLRSADELENLILQQN, via the exons ATGGCAACGAAGAAGGCGTGCGTGGATGCGCCCAAGAGGAGCCGGAGTCCGGTCGTGTTGGAGGCGGAGATGTTCAGTGAATTTCAGGACTGGTGTCTCCGCACTTATGGAGACTCTGGCAAAACAAAGACAGTCACCCGgcgaaaatataacaaaatcatGCAGACGTTGTTGCAAAACGACGAGTCGGACGGCGTGTATGTGGACAACAGCCACATTAACGCCAAATTCAAATTCTGGGTGAAGTCCAAAGGATTTCAGGTGGGAACCAACGTTTTGGGAGAGCACAACAAGAAAGGAGCTCCAGGGAAGCCCGTTCTATATGTCCCGGTGAAGTCAACG TGTTCAGATGGCCATTCAGCCCAGGACAACTCCTCTTTGAAGCGTGTGGCTGTAGTAGAAGACTTCTTTGACATCATCTATGCCATGCATGTGGAGATCGGTGCTGACCCTGGCAGGGCACCAAAACATGCCGGCCAAAAGAAGACCTACAAAGCG ATAGCAGAGACCTATGCCTTCCTGCCTAGAGAGGCGGTGACTCGGTTCCTAATGAGCTGTGGAGAGTGTCAGAAGAGGATGCACATCAACCCCAGCACTGCAGAGTTCAAAG AAAATGATAGACCAACCTCTCTGGTCCCTGACCTCATTGATTACAACATGCCCCTTACTGCCACCTACCTGAAGCAAATGAAACTGCAGTGCATGACAGCCACGGAGAGG GATGACAGCTCGGTAAGTAGCGAGGACATGAACGGTGCTGAGCCTGCATGGGTCGCAGCTGAGCAGCCGCCAGTGCCTGAGCCCAGTCTGCCAAATGGAGAGAGGCTCAGCGACCCAGCAGCCACCATTAAAGAAGAGGACG ACGACGACTCCTCACAGGGCAGCAGCGCCAACGGCATGCCGGCCCTGACCTCGTCAGAGGTGCAGCCTGTGGGCGGGAACCCACCAGAGGGCAGCGCCCTGTACGGGGATGTGACCGAGAACGGGTTGAGTGCTCCCCTGGACTTCAGCACCACCCTGTCGTCATCCTCCCCAGATGACCAGCAGCCGGTCAACCTAAGTGACAGACTGCTGCCAGCAGGGTGTTCACCGCAAAATTCGTATCCAGCAGACCCAAACAGGAAGTACCCCATCAAAACCGAGTACTCCAACAAG TCCCCTCCGTACAGCTCAGGAAGCTACgactctgtgaagactgaactGAGCATGTGTGCAGAGGACTTGACCTCCGGCCGTGCACAGATAgtggatgatgatgacgacgatcACGATGACCATGATGACGCCGATAAGATCAATGACGCAGAGGGAATGGACCCAGAGAGACTTAAAGCCTTTAAT CGCTTCCATTTTCaccgcctgtgtgtgtgtgtgtgcacaaccTCCCCCCTCCCTCTTATTCCTATCCTTCCACTGTCGCCGTATGCTCCCCATCCCCTTCCTGCCTTTCCTCTCTTTTGTTTTCAACTCTCGCACCCCTCTCTTACTGCCGCCGCCCCCCGTCATTTTTCTGCTCTACATCCTCTCCCTCCCCTCCCCCTCTctccgtctctctctctctctcagatgTTTGTGCGTCTGTTTGTGGATGAGAATCTGGACCGCATGGTACCCATCTCCAAACAGCCCAAGGAGAAGATCCAGGCCATCATGGAGTCCTGCAGTCGCCAGTTCCCTGAGTTCCAGGAGCGCTCCCGCAAGCGCATTCGCACCTACCTCAAATCTTGTCGCCGCATGAAAAAAAGTGGTTTTGAG ATACGACCAACACCTCCTCACCTCACCTCTGCCATGGCTGAGAACATCCTTGCTGCTGCATGCGAGAGCGAAACCCGAAACGCCGCCAAGAGGATGCGGCTCGATGTCTACCCAACG GACGAGCCTATCTCTGTTGACAAGCCCAGCACCAGGGATCCTGCATCTGTGGCCCCATCAGGCTTCGCCATTTCCAGCACAGCTTTTGTCCAAGACCAGCTCTATACCAACGGAGGCCTCAACTACAACCTGCGGGGATATGGCACAGCCAGCAGCAACCAGCAGAACGCTGCTGCAGCGGCCCAAACCAATG
- the nol4la gene encoding nucleolar protein 4-like isoform X1: protein MATKKACVDAPKRSRSPVVLEAEMFSEFQDWCLRTYGDSGKTKTVTRRKYNKIMQTLLQNDESDGVYVDNSHINAKFKFWVKSKGFQVGTNVLGEHNKKGAPGKPVLYVPVKSTCSDGHSAQDNSSLKRVAVVEDFFDIIYAMHVEIGADPGRAPKHAGQKKTYKAIAETYAFLPREAVTRFLMSCGECQKRMHINPSTAEFKENDRPTSLVPDLIDYNMPLTATYLKQMKLQCMTATERDDSSVSSEDMNGAEPAWVAAEQPPVPEPSLPNGERLSDPAATIKEEDADDDSSQGSSANGMPALTSSEVQPVGGNPPEGSALYGDVTENGLSAPLDFSTTLSSSSPDDQQPVNLSDRLLPAGCSPQNSYPADPNRKYPIKTEYSNKSPPYSSGSYDSVKTELSMCAEDLTSGRAQIVDDDDDDHDDHDDADKINDAEGMDPERLKAFNRFHFHRLCVCVCTTSPLPLIPILPLSPYAPHPLPAFPLFCFQLSHPSLTAAAPRHFSALHPLPPLPLSPSLSLSQMFVRLFVDENLDRMVPISKQPKEKIQAIMESCSRQFPEFQERSRKRIRTYLKSCRRMKKSGFEIRPTPPHLTSAMAENILAAACESETRNAAKRMRLDVYPTDEPISVDKPSTRDPASVAPSGFAISSTAFVQDQLYTNGGLNYNLRGYGTASSNQQNAAAAAQTNGPTDLSMKSVAPNSSSSSSNSHGQGGGGGGASAQLSPPEVTAVRQLIAGYRESAAFLLRSADELENLILQQN from the exons ATGGCAACGAAGAAGGCGTGCGTGGATGCGCCCAAGAGGAGCCGGAGTCCGGTCGTGTTGGAGGCGGAGATGTTCAGTGAATTTCAGGACTGGTGTCTCCGCACTTATGGAGACTCTGGCAAAACAAAGACAGTCACCCGgcgaaaatataacaaaatcatGCAGACGTTGTTGCAAAACGACGAGTCGGACGGCGTGTATGTGGACAACAGCCACATTAACGCCAAATTCAAATTCTGGGTGAAGTCCAAAGGATTTCAGGTGGGAACCAACGTTTTGGGAGAGCACAACAAGAAAGGAGCTCCAGGGAAGCCCGTTCTATATGTCCCGGTGAAGTCAACG TGTTCAGATGGCCATTCAGCCCAGGACAACTCCTCTTTGAAGCGTGTGGCTGTAGTAGAAGACTTCTTTGACATCATCTATGCCATGCATGTGGAGATCGGTGCTGACCCTGGCAGGGCACCAAAACATGCCGGCCAAAAGAAGACCTACAAAGCG ATAGCAGAGACCTATGCCTTCCTGCCTAGAGAGGCGGTGACTCGGTTCCTAATGAGCTGTGGAGAGTGTCAGAAGAGGATGCACATCAACCCCAGCACTGCAGAGTTCAAAG AAAATGATAGACCAACCTCTCTGGTCCCTGACCTCATTGATTACAACATGCCCCTTACTGCCACCTACCTGAAGCAAATGAAACTGCAGTGCATGACAGCCACGGAGAGG GATGACAGCTCGGTAAGTAGCGAGGACATGAACGGTGCTGAGCCTGCATGGGTCGCAGCTGAGCAGCCGCCAGTGCCTGAGCCCAGTCTGCCAAATGGAGAGAGGCTCAGCGACCCAGCAGCCACCATTAAAGAAGAGGACG CAGACGACGACTCCTCACAGGGCAGCAGCGCCAACGGCATGCCGGCCCTGACCTCGTCAGAGGTGCAGCCTGTGGGCGGGAACCCACCAGAGGGCAGCGCCCTGTACGGGGATGTGACCGAGAACGGGTTGAGTGCTCCCCTGGACTTCAGCACCACCCTGTCGTCATCCTCCCCAGATGACCAGCAGCCGGTCAACCTAAGTGACAGACTGCTGCCAGCAGGGTGTTCACCGCAAAATTCGTATCCAGCAGACCCAAACAGGAAGTACCCCATCAAAACCGAGTACTCCAACAAG TCCCCTCCGTACAGCTCAGGAAGCTACgactctgtgaagactgaactGAGCATGTGTGCAGAGGACTTGACCTCCGGCCGTGCACAGATAgtggatgatgatgacgacgatcACGATGACCATGATGACGCCGATAAGATCAATGACGCAGAGGGAATGGACCCAGAGAGACTTAAAGCCTTTAAT CGCTTCCATTTTCaccgcctgtgtgtgtgtgtgtgcacaaccTCCCCCCTCCCTCTTATTCCTATCCTTCCACTGTCGCCGTATGCTCCCCATCCCCTTCCTGCCTTTCCTCTCTTTTGTTTTCAACTCTCGCACCCCTCTCTTACTGCCGCCGCCCCCCGTCATTTTTCTGCTCTACATCCTCTCCCTCCCCTCCCCCTCTctccgtctctctctctctctcagatgTTTGTGCGTCTGTTTGTGGATGAGAATCTGGACCGCATGGTACCCATCTCCAAACAGCCCAAGGAGAAGATCCAGGCCATCATGGAGTCCTGCAGTCGCCAGTTCCCTGAGTTCCAGGAGCGCTCCCGCAAGCGCATTCGCACCTACCTCAAATCTTGTCGCCGCATGAAAAAAAGTGGTTTTGAG ATACGACCAACACCTCCTCACCTCACCTCTGCCATGGCTGAGAACATCCTTGCTGCTGCATGCGAGAGCGAAACCCGAAACGCCGCCAAGAGGATGCGGCTCGATGTCTACCCAACG GACGAGCCTATCTCTGTTGACAAGCCCAGCACCAGGGATCCTGCATCTGTGGCCCCATCAGGCTTCGCCATTTCCAGCACAGCTTTTGTCCAAGACCAGCTCTATACCAACGGAGGCCTCAACTACAACCTGCGGGGATATGGCACAGCCAGCAGCAACCAGCAGAACGCTGCTGCAGCGGCCCAAACCAATG